One bacterium genomic window, CCCCGGCAGTGTGAGCAATCTTGGATGCGGTTTTGATACTCTGGGTCTGGCGATTTCACTTTATTTCAAGACCTCTGTGCATTCTGCGCGCGATTTTCAATTTGAAATGACATGCAATGGGCGTCCTTTGGAATTGCCGCGTGAAGAGAATCTTTATCTGAAGGTTCTACGAAGCTGTTATCCGGTCTCTCCTGATGACTGGCACTTCCATGTGAACATTGAGACTGAAATCTCGCCAAAACGCGGATTGGGCAGTTCTGCGTGCTGCGTGATCAGCGCGCTACTGACCGCCGCCCGCCTGCTAAATTTAAAACAGGA contains:
- a CDS encoding homoserine kinase; the protein is MSNLGCGFDTLGLAISLYFKTSVHSARDFQFEMTCNGRPLELPREENLYLKVLRSCYPVSPDDWHFHVNIETEISPKRGLGSSACCVISALLTAARLLNLKQ